The following nucleotide sequence is from Anopheles stephensi strain Indian chromosome 3, UCI_ANSTEP_V1.0, whole genome shotgun sequence.
GACTACTTGAGTGCTTTTTCGCGTGAAGATCGAGAGTTGCTTCAGcgctgggtggaaaattggggagggaaagtttttttttctcccgggCTCCCGTTATTTGCTTTCGGTGGGAacgttttgcttttccttcacGGTGCGTGATCGTTGTTGAACCTGGACGATGGATGCCAGAGCATCCGGTCGTGACATGAAACGTGCggtttattattaaatttgtttgcGGAAAATGTTGTGCCTCCAGACTGATATTGAAGTTCCGGCGACTGAGTTGAGGATGGTTAGTAAGacatttaaaacataaaacatagCGCCTGGGCCTCGATGGAAACCCACCAAACCGATCGTTTTGTTCGTTGGTGATAGTTTAATTTAGCACCGAGAGAAAGTTGGACTATGTTCGGTATCATTGAAGATACTTGAACCATTTCCCAATCTAATATTATTGGCCCacgaaaatttgattttattgcaGGAAAAATACCAAATATTTACACTCCGCAAGCCAAAGCTTgatacaaacaaaataaattcaattaatcATCACGGCCAACTTTAAATGATTATTTAACTTGATTTCCGCTCGCCAGTCCATACGCTGCTGGACATCCGACCTTTGTAGCCTCTTCACATGtgcagcacacaaacacacacgcgccctgggaggaaaattaatgtaattCGTGTCCATTCACCCGTGGTCGTGTGGTGGCAAGCAGGGAGACGACCATCATGGCAGCTACGGGACGAGCATCGGACGTTGGTGTGCAAATTTCATTAGCTGCTCACTCGAGAAGATTTCAACTAGTCCACGACCGATCGATCATGAATGGATAAACCATCGCCGGCTGATGGGTGGAAAGGGGGTACAAGATGGCCCGCATCCGGATGCTGGACGAAAAAGCAATCGAAAATGGCAATTTTCATGTGCAGTGAACGAATTTAATGAGCTAATAAACGAACTAATCAACTCCGACGGACCATATCCGGTTTGATGGAAGCTCAGGGCGAAGGTTCGTGTGAGGTTGGTGTGAGTGTTGTGAGGTTCGCAGTCAATAACTACGATATGGAAAATATGCACGTCATCCAAAAGGTGAATAGAGGATTCGTACCGTACGAATAGAATGTCGGTAGATGAAGGTGGATGAAGGATACCGTGGGATGCAAGTGTTGGCGCAATTATCGTACGTTTGTCCGTTttggtgaaatgaaaaataccAAACTGTTTGGATCACGTGCCAGAGTGTACCTTAGGGACGGATCGAAAAGTAACCAATGGCACCGAAAGGTGGAATTTATAATTTCTATGAAAGGCATTTTCCGAAAGCTATGGTTTCGTACGTGCATGTAATCATATAGCAATTTAGGGTGCACAATGGTTGATATTATTTTGCGCTCCTCGCACTTTCCAATCCAACCTTCAGACAGGTGCAATTTGCCTCCCGTCGTTTTTATTATGAATGCTAGAACCGTATGAAGGACTGCTGGACAGGTGAGTTTTCATCAATGGGTGGGACGATTTTCCAATCCCCTATCGCACCACTTCACCATGCAGAGAAACCAGTCAGTCAACAAGGACCGGTTGAATAATGCAAAAGAGATGGTGATTTCCATCGCAGACTCGTCAAACAGGATCTTCACGTTGACAGACATGGCCAGTGCACGATTCCTACTGTCGGTTTTATTACACAATTCCAACCAGAAACCGTTTCTGGTGGGTTGGTTGCATATTAGAGTGTGTGGAATTTCAGCAGCTGACATTTCTAGCACCTTTATGCTTGCTTAACGTAGGGTGGAGTTTGAAAATGCTTTCATACTGCTTAAAAAAgaattttctcttattttcttcagtaaaaatggaaaatttactATACAGATAAGCTTCCTTTTAAGCATTCTATAAAATAGTTTGTTAAGCAAGAAAtacaaaaaagtataaaaaaaggTTGTTGTGTTTCTATGCAGTGAATTATTGTGAGCTTTGatgaagtactgggcgtctccaacTTATTtatgaagtactgggcgcctccagtCAGTTTTGTAACATGTGCAACTTTTAATGCTGGATGCTGTTTGCTctacaaaaaatataaaattaatcaatcaaacaaacaatgagTTGATAGGAGGAATCCTGTAGCATTGCTGATCTGTACCAATCCTAAGaggtatttttttaattcttggTCGATTATTTTACCCCAAAAGATACTTGTGTTAATCTTACTGTTTATTAAAAAACCCCTTCGATAATCAATCACCTAACCCCGAAATTGTTTATGACAATACCCGACCTGCAACAGCTTGAAATGAACGAGATTGAAAAATATTCGACCACAAACCGATAACCGTTCAATTACGTTAAACTCCGAGATTAATGAAAAATGCACCACATCCACAACCATAGTCGTatcgaaattaattttcctcccTTTGAAACCCACCGTTCGATAGCAATCGGTGGCCAAGTGTCAATCATGCATCAAAAATGCAACATGCCTTCCGGGGGCCGGCCACGTGAGAATATGCCACAAAACATTATTGAATGGTTCCACCATACAACCCGGCCAGGATTAATTATTATCCCGCCATCAGTGAACCGACATGAGCATAATTTTTGTGAACTGCTGTTGgtcgtttgcgtgtttttgttggtttcttttatttaatcGTTGTTGCGACCGGTTAACTGTCGGTGCTGCACGAACGTTGTACAATGTTGCCCGGCGCTGTGTGTGATGAAGGCACGTGTACAAAGTAGCATGTTTACGTCCCAAACGGGCGTCTGTTGTATTTTTAATGCTCATCATCAGCACTCCAGAGAGAAAGGGAGCGAAGgggaaaagtgaaacgaaaaacaTAAGCAGCAGATATCGTTATCGGTTTCACAGAGGTTTTAAGCGCACGCCTACAGGTGTGTACAAATTTCATGTACTTTTCTCGTTATTTCTCATTATCATCGCGCTGCTTCTGAGTTCTTCGAAACTATGTTTGCATTTCACTAGTTTTGCGCCTTTTGCTACTAGTAAAAGTAACTGTAAGTTTCTTTCATTCCATGTCATTCCAGAAGAGCGATGTCAGTATCAGACGCAAgggacacaacaaaaaacatctCCCAGAATCTGGCTTCATTTACCGTGAACGCTCATTACCGCAGCGAAATGGGGTCTGTGCGTtggtgttaaaattataacaaGCTTCCATTACACCATTCAAACGGCACCACTGGCgggaaaggataaaaaaaggCTTTTCCCCACTATCTGTCACATTGTGGGTACTCAGCGCTGCTTAACAGCTGCCACTCGTACGCCTAACCAGCTAAGACGCTGTACAGCAGTCTCGAGGGAGAAAATCTCTTTATACCACTctctctcccacacacacactcctagAAGCTTTCCGTACGTAAAGCGCTTGGCCAGGTAAATGGGCAAACCTTTCCCATCAACACCTGCGCATCAAGCACACAAATATTACGTTGGATGACGCCGTGGACTTCCACCATGCACCATCAAGATGAAGAGCTGACGGGCAGCTAAAGCAATTACCAGCTgacagacgacgacgatgatggttAGCTGTGACAGTGCCATCGTGTCGTCATTCATTGCCACACCTTGACAAAATGTTCATCCAGCAGACCGGCAGATCCTGCCCTCTTGTGTGGCGTCGAACGTTGCGGAGGGTTTTGACGCGGAGccaaaagacacacacacacagaaaacagCATCCATTTTACCGTTTGGGAAGCCCGTTTTGGGGAGCACATTTACGCCGGGAGCAGAAAACTCGAAAAGCCTGCTGGCTTAGACGAGAGTTGTGCCCGGGCAGGTGTTTCGATTCACAACCGTACAACCGTTGCTTCCAAGTGACCCGTAATGCCTTTAGTGGGGTTTTACAGTTCGTTGCTCGATTAATATTAGAAGTGGCATCCGCCGGGTGTCCCTCCCCCCAGCTCTAGTGAGGtaaaggaaagcaaacagGATTCGGTGAGCACCCTTTTGGACGTGGTCATAAAGCACACTACAATGTAAACATTTTTGGAATTTAGTGGAATCGATTTTAAGGAATATTTTTTGAGATAAAACACTTAATTActaaaaaatgtaataaaagttgataaatacaaaaaacatATCGCCAATGAGTTGAGTGAAGGGATAAAAGAAGAAGCTCTTGTTAAACTGATTGAACAAAGCACCATAaaaagcacacatacaccaagACACAGGCACAGGacattaaaagaaaacatatcAGTGCTGCTAAACAGTTAAACGAACGACATCGAAACACCAATTGGAACTGGAACAGCAAATCGAACGAACCTGCCGCACCTGCACAGGGAAGCATCCGTCGAAGGAGGTTACCCGAAGGAAAATTGCTCCGCTCAATCGATTTGAGTGAGGAACGAAAgtgagaaagcaaaaaaaaaactccaactcGCGCTGACCAAAAATAACTTTGAAACGAGCGTATCGCACCGTACAGAAAAAGAACTAATACTTTATTATCTCAATCtcatctttgtttgtttgtctgttttcCTGCTgatactttttgtttttttgtttttgctagctGGCCTTTGCACTGCCGAACGTTATTCGCATTTGCTTTCTTCGTCGTCCTTCGTCGTTTTGCATAAATAATTCCATTCTACTTAACAGGTTAGCTTTTAGTTGGGTTTTtgatttcgttttgttgtgtgtgtgaatgtgtaaGTGACTATCCCGATACGTTTAAAATGAATAAGGGGGTGCACATAATTTAGAGTGGTTGTTGAGAGTTTGggtttttgtaaaaaaaaccatttttaCAACTGTTTTGATTTCGAACTTTTGATTTGctcgttgtgtgtgtttgagtttgaCGTCTTAATTGTGTGTGAGTTAAGGGGTTGTGTGTGGGCTAGAATTATAATGGCAGCTTAGACACTTCAAGAAGAATTggaatcatttttattgcagatAGATTGGTTTTTAAGAGCTCTTTCACTAGTGAAACATATGCAGaaagttttaattgatttttgcatTAGTTATAAAATATCCTCTTTGTCCTTGCATAAAGAAATACTAAAACCTCCAAATATGTTTTAGATCCTTcacaatttcaatttaaattttattgtacCGAGCATTGACTGAGTTTCCACACAATTACCCATCTAAAAATCGTgtaacagcaacaaaccaTACTAACATTATTATCAGAAGAATTATTAGAAGGCTCAGACTCTCATGAAGTTCCATGAAGTCTTCTTGATGCGTTATTGGAATTGAATATGGTAAATACACCTTCTTGGACATTTACTCTATCTAAATTCTGTGTGTACAGGACCTTTTTCGTGTAAAAAGATCAAccttaaaatgtttaatgGACCAGGTCGTTCGTTTTAGATTCAAATGACCTGCTACAGAAAAAAGGGTAGCTCAAATCTTTGGCAAAGGTCCTTCCAAAGATTTCTTCACTTTATTTCTAGACATATGATGCTCAAAGtattgtgaagcaattttcacaatacaatttatttagcAGTTGGAACCTTGTTTGCTGGGGTATAGAACCACTGCAGAAGATCACCAGAGTAGCTACTGGAGTTCTATCATGTAGAAATCTTTTTTGGCATTTGCTAAAGAAGCTTCAGAGTTACGAAAACCAATCCCATCAGAATTAGAAATGAATCTATTCACAAACGACCTGCTATGCTGCCATATAATCTTAACCCCTTTAAACCCTTAGATGTTGGTGTGGTCGTTACCGTGGTCTTTTACTAGCTTAATTCCATCTTCTTGCATCTGTTTCTGTATGAAAAACGATAATCTTATTTAATGGTGCTGGATAtcaattttgaacaattttaatcgGGCAAAAGTTCCATCAACAGCGACATCCGCTGGCAATACTGTTTGTCCTTTTAATAGACTTATTCGACAAAGTATAAGCTTTATGGGCTTTACGGGTTGGTTTTtggatatttttttgtttgtttgtttaattttgtttattacATAGAAAACTTACTCGTACTTACACAACGTACGTGTGCGGTTTGGTatggttgtgtgtgagtgggtgtgTGCTCGTTCGTTCCACttgaatatttcatttcatttggcgtttgttttttttattactttaaatattttttctttttattatttgtataTCGCGTATCGCGCTTTGACTATTTTTCGATTCTGTTCCTTCGCCTCCCGCACTCATATTCACTAGCCTAATTCGGGTCAAAAGCttgtcggttttttttaaaaaggaTTCGCttgtattttttctgttttattttccctttaacctaaaaaccaacacaaaccGCAAGGAAACGTGCGACTGAATGTGGCTTTAAAACTGCATAGGTTCCATCTGCGTGCGTGCGGCAGACAGACAGATAACCACGATGAGTtgcgaaaagggaaaatggaaaagagtGAACAAAAAACGGAAGGAACGCTTACGGTAAGCGCCTTTAAAGCCTTTCCCTGCAACGCctggcatacacacacacatacatcatACATCATATgccttttgttttaattttcatgtGTATTTGCCCAACTAACGCACATAAAGACAGCTATAGACACAGTTTTCCTTTACTCTGAGCGAGACTGCAAAGTTTTCCGAGCTCGGCTCACATACACGGGCGCTCCGTGGGGAGCGTTTGAGATGGAAGCGAACGGCGACACTAATGATTATTATTGTTCTAGCAAGGGGTTCTCGTTCTAAGTTAGCTCTTGCGTTACTCCTGATACAAGCTGGCTAAAGGGCTGACTGTCGTTCTCGCAAAATGGAGACAAAAACGGGGGAAGGAAGATGGAGGCTGGTCGCGATATTTTCACTAACAATGTTGTGCGTCATTGTACTCGGCGCAACAAATTTGTGGCCCGGTGCCAGAGCCTAGTCGGTTCGCTACTCAGTTTTCTAACATGCCCGGGTGTCCGAGTTTGTACCGGTCGGTAGCAGTAATTTATCTAATCGAGCCTTTGTGCAGTGTGGAAGATGCTCGCGAGCTGTCCATGGGATATTCTTCCATTTGGCAGAAGATCACGTACCTGTATGCACGTGGGTACGGGTGATGTAGGGATTAGTTTTTCCGTACATTCCAAACCCAGCCACCCAAGCCACAAGTCCGGAACAAAGGCCCGGATAAGGTGTGAACCGggttttagaaaatttaaccaGTATAGACCAGAAAAACGAGGTTCGATAGGATgcggtttggttggttggtccaCCATAAAAATAATACCACAAGCACCAGGAAAAaagagtttatttttaaagcaaGGAACGAAaaggtgtgagtgagtgagtatTTAGTGTTAGAATGTGTACGTGTGAGGAggtttttataaattttagtACGATATAAGGGTgggaagaaaatgggaaagagaagaagagagaaacaTTTGAGATAACGACGAAAATTGTTTGGGGTTTCCAAAGAAACTGGCAGCAACGACATCAAAGATGGAAACGATCAGAGTATGAGGACACAGAATGGAAGCGAGAATTTTGTGAGtaatggtttctttttttttgggggggtggTGAGCGATGAAAAACGGGATGAACGAAAATGAGAACATGAATGGAAATGTGACTATGAAACGGGTTTTCGTAGGCTCCCGATCTCCTTTGCGAGATCGAGGAGCAAAAGGGGGATACGTGTGCCGGAAGTGTCCGGCATGGGTGAGCGCTTACCTTGCCGGCAGGATGAGAGCCTCAAATTCGGTCGCTAGATGGCGGCGGATGATATTTTTCGACGGCGGTATGCCCAGCGCAGTTGCCATCGTGTCACCGGAGAAGGAAGGCTCCAGCACGACCAGTCCACCGTGAACGCCACTGTCTGTTGGgatgggaagcaaaaaaaaaaagattggaAGTGCGTGTGAGGAATGCTGGTCGCTTTAAACCGGAAATGAGATTCTAACATGAGCTGAATGTAGGGAATGCTAACACCTTAAAGGAAATGGATCGTTCGGAACTTTACTATTCGCACCCCGAAGCCACATACCTTTCAAATTGTCCGCATACTCGCCCAAATCAATCGAGCGTGCCCAGCGGATGAAGCGTTGATTGGTCCACACGATCGGATCGGTGTCTACGTTTTCCGACTGTAGGCGCCGCATCGCAATCGCTTGCCGGTCGTACTTCATGATGCGCAGCACATGAATGCCTGGACAATCGGAGGAAAAAGCATCATCTCACCTTGTAAACGCGCCCGGGTTCAGCGAACTACTCATGTCCCCCTACTCACCGTGCACTATGCTCGCCTGGTGGAACTTCCTGGTAACGCCCAGATATTTCTCCAGCTCCTTCTTCGACAGCGTGTCCAGCATGCGAGCGTCCACGAGCGAATGCATGAACGATTCCGCGTACTGTGGCAGTCCAATGTCTGGCAGCCATTCCGAAGCTACCCAGCTGCAGATGCCCCGGGCGGGCGGAAAGAAAGATGGCGTGAAATAGTTTCCGTTCACGGCCGGTATACGACATTGCGCGAACAAGGGCTACTTACGTGTGTCCCAGCTGTCCGATGGTGGGATAGCGTACCAGCTCCGGCCGTCGCTGTTCCTCGATGGCAAGCCGAAGCTTTTTCCTGTGCATTGGGTGTGATGTCCCGAGCCCGGTTTCCAGCTCGGCATCGCTCAGTTCCAGCAGTACCTTACCGCTTTTAACGTTCTCCGCACATCGGCCACTGTACTGGGGCATGCCGAGAGCCACCTCGAGCCAGGCGAGCACTTGCGAAGCTCTCCAGCGTTCCATCGGCATGGAGGAGGCTTCCCGCAGCAGTCGTAGCTTTTCCGCGTACCCTTCCTCGGTCAGTGGGCTCCACTGGAAGTCCGTCGCTTCGGTGTCGATCGGAGCATTCTTGTTGCGGTTGCGGCTACGGGCAAAGACGCGCGATATGCTGCCCCACGTTCCACCGCGACCGGCACGGCCCGTAAGGCCCGTGCTTTGCGCTTTGCCGGTGGCAGACACGGCCCCTGctgattgttgctgctgcagtctTCGGGCGAACGTTTGGTTTTCATTGTCCACCGGGGAACCCAACTGTTCGACGGATCTGTAAGAGCTGCCGAGGGAAGTGTGTTAGTGTTGCTGATGGAAGGCACTAGACGCTGTGTCTGTTGCTTAAGCTACCTAGAAAGGGCTGCACTATCTACAGACCTCGAGTAGGCTCCGGCGTTCAGTGGCGATAGGGTAGGACTTCGTTCTTTGGGAGTACCGTCTGTTGAGAATTGGATTAGGAACGGTTTGTAGTTACAAAAACACTCAATTTTAGCATTTATTACTTACATTGATACACATTATGATGGCTGGACACTAGTGATACGCTATCGGAATCCACCTGTATGCAAGGTCCATTCTCACACGGTCCATCGCTCAAATTCAGATCACCGGCCGCGCTCTCCCGATCGCTACTCCCTGCAACAAAGTCTAGTTTTGATAAGGAAACAATCGTCTACGACCCTACTCCCGCCCTCCTCTGGTTCCGTTTAAGTCCACAAGTGGAAAGAAACCTACCTCTCACACCCGAATCGGCACTGCACGATCCACGGTCCCCGGGTGTCCCGCTGATGTTGCTATACCCAACACCAGGCGTAGTTGCCGGAGCTGCTGCATTGTGCGCCATCAGTCCCGAGGGTGGTGTTAGTGGTGCGGCCGAAACCAGACTCTCCTGGTCCGACATACAGCCCGACAGTTGACGGCGGGCTTCCTGTAGCTGTTCCTGGGTGCGCTGCAGCTGCATGTCACGGGCATTCAGCTGGGCCGCCAGTGCAATTGATCGTTCGGCTTCGTCCCGGGCGTGCTTTAGCAGGGACCATCTTTCTCGCTCCCGTTCCGTGTTTTGTTTGGCAGAGTTGGACTCGGACTCACGTATTCGCTGCTCGTAGTTGCGGATAAAGTTGCGAAGCTCCTGTTCCTTCTCCTGCAGCGAGGAGCAGAGCTGCTTTACCTGGGACAGTAGATCGTTTTTATCGgcgcgcagctttttgcgttcGAGCTTTAAACCTGTCGACATAAACGTAAGATGATCGGTGTACTTAGAATTCTCTGGTAGAGTTGTTACACCCGAGAAAAACCTTACTCTGAATCAGTTCCTTCGATATTCGCAGTTCGTTCTCCAGCTTCTCCATCCGGTTGCTGCTATCGTCGGCCGAGTGCACGTCGAAGCTGTTGCTTTGCGAAAGCAGATCAATTCCACCGACCGCACCATCGGGCGAGTTTTCTAGCAATTTTTTCAACCGCGTAATCTCAGCCGACAATCGCTCGTTTTCCAGTCGAATTTTGGTCGTTTGTGGTGATTCTGGTCGATCGAGAACGTGACCCACAAGGAACCGAGTGACACGAACAAAGATTATTAGAACAGATAATTCGAGGCGTTACCGTAAGTTACCGTACCTAGATCGCTAACACCATTCTTGAAGAGATTATCGCCTTCCCCGGGGAGAATTGGActgctttgcttttgctgctgacCGTGGTTGGCTTTGTCCTGCGAGCTACCACCGCTACCGGAGGACAAAGCATTTGGGCCACCAGGTTCAGCAGCTGTTCCGTTCGATGTCGCTGCCATCGCGTCGCCCGAGGAAGACGATGAGCTGGACAGTGGTTGGTTCGATTGTCGTTGTCCGCTGGGCGTGATGTTGGAATTGTTACCGCTAGTGCTGGTGCCGGGTTCGGGAGCCACTGACGGCTGGTGgtcggttccggttccgggcGTGCTTCCGAACGAAGTGGCCGGTGCGGATGTGGGTGTTCCACGTTCGGGCACTTCGAACGGTTTGGTCGGTTTGGCATTGTCCAGTGATAGGATCGGTCGGAATGGACGGCCACCATTGCTGGTCGTGCTCGGTGCTCCGGTTTTATCGGCTGTGTCCAGTGAGCGTGTTTTCTGAGAAGCGGTAGAAGTATAGCATGTGGGAGAATTTATATAACGGAAAAGAATGCGTTATCTTGATGATATCGCCAGTCCTTGTGGTGGGTTGATGGTTAGCTGATAAAGTGTATTTATTGTAGAATTGTCTGGAATGATTCGATTGGCGCTTTTGCTATAAATAGTCACGTTATTGCTctaatttttaattgtttaatgaaaacaatttcaataattcCTAAGTAATCTTGAGTGAGGACGTTTACTAAACTCGCAATcgaattaattaataaaaaaaaacatctcatTTTATCCTGAACTCCACGGCCACCATTTCGTTTGCGTTTCTGTTGCGGATAAAGAGCAAACACTAACAACCGTCAATTTAAACTATTCACAAGCTCGTGAAGAGAGTGAGGTGCAAATGAGTAAATACGCAACTCAGACGAACAAATTAAAGGATGCTTTTACTGCACGGTGCCGAGAGGTCACAGCCACACAACGATCAACACAGCCAACAGTCATCGTTATCGTCAATCAAATCACAGCGCCACGAGAACGGGCGCGCCAACAAAAGATGGCGAAAACAAGTACGGGAAAACAATTTCCTGCCTTTCAAAGCTTCTTCCCCGTTGGGGTGCAATGCAGCAACATGGGTGCAACGTTGgtctgcaccaccaccaacggcacAAATAATAGCTCGTCCGGGTAGGATAGCGACGCTGGCTCTGACAGCAGTTTAATTTATATGTAAATTTTATCAATTGAAGTTAGTTGGCTGTAGATATTGTACTAGCCGCGCTTCGGCACAGGACAAACGGGGCACGCCATTCGCTGGGGCAAACATCTAAAGCACGAAAAGCTCGAAATTCTTCCGTAAGGACACTCGGGTCAAATCTCGGAGAATCGGATAATGAGCGAAGCATCGATTTCGGTTTGCAAACTGTGTTAGCAAGGTGGAAAGCTCCCGGAGGTCCATTTCCGCTGATGACAATTTTCCACCGAGATGAAGCAGCGCACAAACACGGCAATGGCTTTCGCCTTGTCTAGCTTGGCCCTTCGCTATTTCCAGCGCTCCACTGATTGGTCTTGCTTTTCTAGGTTAATGTGTCCGTCGACAGCAGTTCGCGGATTGGATAAATCTCAGTATCACCGCGATGGTGGATGGAGAGGTTCGTTGGCCAATCATTCCCGTTGTGCAGTCCAAAAATGGATCACCGGGATAAGCGAAGCACCGACTGGATGGTCTTTAGGTTTGATGCGAGCGATAAGCGGCGCAACAAATAAACGAACCCAAATTAGCATTAATTGCTCGTTGGCTGTGAATTTCGGAGGCTTCCACGATCGAAGTCCCAGCGAAGTGCCGGCCAACAATGGGCTGTAAATTAAATCGTTTGATGTTATAGGATCATTTCGATCGGTGCCGATCGGTGTAAAAGGTCGTGTTTACTTGGGACGGCTGTTGTTTGGTGGACCGTCGTTGATGTATCCACCAGCGCCGGTAATG
It contains:
- the LOC118511365 gene encoding kazrin-like isoform X5 — protein: MQLNGTAGTVTMAAASEPPEPPPRNPDKINASLKQLAESKTRSLDTADKTGAPSTTSNGGRPFRPILSLDNAKPTKPFEVPERGTPTSAPATSFGSTPGTGTDHQPSVAPEPGTSTSGNNSNITPSGQRQSNQPLSSSSSSSGDAMAATSNGTAAEPGGPNALSSGSGGSSQDKANHGQQQKQSSPILPGEGDNLFKNGVSDLESPQTTKIRLENERLSAEITRLKKLLENSPDGAVGGIDLLSQSNSFDVHSADDSSNRMEKLENELRISKELIQSLKLERKKLRADKNDLLSQVKQLCSSLQEKEQELRNFIRNYEQRIRESESNSAKQNTERERERWSLLKHARDEAERSIALAAQLNARDMQLQRTQEQLQEARRQLSGCMSDQESLVSAAPLTPPSGLMAHNAAAPATTPGVGYSNISGTPGDRGSCSADSGVRDFVAGSSDRESAAGDLNLSDGPCENGPCIQVDSDSVSLVSSHHNVYQYGTPKERSPTLSPLNAGAYSRSVDSAALSSSYRSVEQLGSPVDNENQTFARRLQQQQSAGAVSATGKAQSTGLTGRAGRGGTWGSISRVFARSRNRNKNAPIDTEATDFQWSPLTEEGYAEKLRLLREASSMPMERWRASQVLAWLEVALGMPQYSGRCAENVKSGKVLLELSDAELETGLGTSHPMHRKKLRLAIEEQRRPELVRYPTIGQLGHTWVASEWLPDIGLPQYAESFMHSLVDARMLDTLSKKELEKYLGVTRKFHQASIVHGIHVLRIMKYDRQAIAMRRLQSENVDTDPIVWTNQRFIRWARSIDLGEYADNLKDSGVHGGLVVLEPSFSGDTMATALGIPPSKNIIRRHLATEFEALILPARTTMGQGIRTGGGAVIPIASGISMMGPTTGCDRRNTGSLRFAAWKGSQGSLTKAFRMSSNYKPRGSNGGGGGSGAGSDKNSVYSSTSPTPSFSSSEGGIYATVGSLQTHPAFFHHLPPPTSAPPPIPGGSSSVGLRSIESMPTGSGLALERANAIANNRVSAPPMDSGHATLPKYAQHRRVKSISDIEIPSVGPVG
- the LOC118511365 gene encoding kazrin-like isoform X6; protein product: MLGEFHRIFEKTAINDDTVNSLLRLVGMQLNGTAGTVTMAAASEPPEPPPRNPDKINASLKQLAESKTRSLDTADKTGAPSTTSNGGRPFRPILSLDNAKPTKPFEVPERGTPTSAPATSFGSTPGTGTDHQPSVAPEPGTSTSGNNSNITPSGQRQSNQPLSSSSSSSGDAMAATSNGTAAEPGGPNALSSGSGGSSQDKANHGQQQKQSSPILPGEGDNLFKNGVSDLESPQTTKIRLENERLSAEITRLKKLLENSPDGAVGGIDLLSQSNSFDVHSADDSSNRMEKLENELRISKELIQSLKLERKKLRADKNDLLSQVKQLCSSLQEKEQELRNFIRNYEQRIRESESNSAKQNTERERERWSLLKHARDEAERSIALAAQLNARDMQLQRTQEQLQEARRQLSGCMSDQESLVSAAPLTPPSGLMAHNAAAPATTPGVGYSNISGTPGDRGSCSADSGVRDFVAGSSDRESAAGDLNLSDGPCENGPCIQVDSDSVSLVSSHHNVYQYGTPKERSPTLSPLNAGAYSRSVDSAALSSSYRSVEQLGSPVDNENQTFARRLQQQQSAGAVSATGKAQSTGLTGRAGRGGTWGSISRVFARSRNRNKNAPIDTEATDFQWSPLTEEGYAEKLRLLREASSMPMERWRASQVLAWLEVALGMPQYSGRCAENVKSGKVLLELSDAELETGLGTSHPMHRKKLRLAIEEQRRPELVRYPTIGQLGHTWVASEWLPDIGLPQYAESFMHSLVDARMLDTLSKKELEKYLGVTRKFHQASIVHGIHVLRIMKYDRQAIAMRRLQSENVDTDPIVWTNQRFIRWARSIDLGEYADNLKDSGVHGGLVVLEPSFSGDTMATALGIPPSKNIIRRHLATEFEALILPARTTMGQGIRTGGGAVIPIASGISMMGPTTGCDRRNTGSLRSYYARMNLNHGYARLAQDEDDGTPTGPSTRVDPSGEAVDGERTETQLRHQPGFS
- the LOC118511365 gene encoding kazrin-like isoform X7, producing the protein MLGEFHRIFEKTAINDDTVNSLLRLVGMQLNGTAGTVTMAAASEPPEPPPRNPDKINASLKQLAESKTRSLDTADKTGAPSTTSNGGRPFRPILSLDNAKPTKPFEVPERGTPTSAPATSFGSTPGTGTDHQPSVAPEPGTSTSGNNSNITPSGQRQSNQPLSSSSSSSGDAMAATSNGTAAEPGGPNALSSGSGGSSQDKANHGQQQKQSSPILPGEGDNLFKNGVSDLESPQTTKIRLENERLSAEITRLKKLLENSPDGAVGGIDLLSQSNSFDVHSADDSSNRMEKLENELRISKELIQSLKLERKKLRADKNDLLSQVKQLCSSLQEKEQELRNFIRNYEQRIRESESNSAKQNTERERERWSLLKHARDEAERSIALAAQLNARDMQLQRTQEQLQEARRQLSGCMSDQESLVSAAPLTPPSGLMAHNAAAPATTPGVGYSNISGTPGDRGSCSADSGVRDFVAGSSDRESAAGDLNLSDGPCENGPCIQVDSDSVSLVSSHHNVYQYGTPKERSPTLSPLNAGAYSRSVDSAALSSSYRSVEQLGSPVDNENQTFARRLQQQQSAGAVSATGKAQSTGLTGRAGRGGTWGSISRVFARSRNRNKNAPIDTEATDFQWSPLTEEGYAEKLRLLREASSMPMERWRASQVLAWLEVALGMPQYSGRCAENVKSGKVLLELSDAELETGLGTSHPMHRKKLRLAIEEQRRPELVRYPTIGQLGHTWVASEWLPDIGLPQYAESFMHSLVDARMLDTLSKKELEKYLGVTRKFHQASIVHGIHVLRIMKYDRQAIAMRRLQSENVDTDPIVWTNQRFIRWARSIDLGEYADNLKDSGVHGGLVVLEPSFSGDTMATALGIPPSKNIIRRHLATEFEALILPARTTMGQGIRTGGGAVIPIASGISMMGPTTGCDRRNTGSLRLLLTR